DNA from Nitrospira sp.:
TCAACCGAGTTTGTAATCGTATGGGGATGGTTCCGATAGACCAGCGTGCCGGAGAATGACGCATGGTAGCGGGGGTGTTGTCGTAGCACCATAGGTCACCTCGTACCCGGTCGTGGTTCGATGCGGTGGATCTTTTGACCAGGATAGTGCAGGTGCGATGCCTGAGCTGAATCCTGCGAGGTCGCGTATTTCCCGTCTTTTGCGCTGAAAGGCTCTGTAGAGGACGAGATTCGCCGTTCTTTGCTGTGCGTCAGTGAAGGGGCGGGGCCACACTGAGAGGGCCTACGGCGATCAGGAGACTGGTAGTGTTGTTCGTTGGCGATCACGAGGCCTGAGATGATGGATGAGAAGTTTGTCCGAGCTTTTGCCGCGGAGTGGATCGATGCCTGGAACGCTCACGATTTGGATCGGGTGCTGGTACATTATGCGGACGACTTTGAGATGCGGTCTCCGCTCATTGTTACGATTGCCGGTGAGCCGAGCGGGCGTCTCAAAGGGAAAGCGGCGGTGCGGGCGTACTGGAGGAAGGGACTGCAGCTCCTCCCGGACTTGCATTTTGAGTTGGTCGCAATTCTGGCCGGGGTGGAGGGGCTCACGCTGATGTATCGTGGCCATCGTGGTCTGGTGGCCGAGGTGTTTCGATTCAGCCCGGATCGAACAGTGGTCGAGGTGAGTGCGCACTATCTTTTGCCAGACTGACTTGCGGAGGCTGGAAGAGGGGCTGAGTTCACAATGCAAGCGGGCTGATCCTTCCGGACCAGCCCGCTGTAAGGTTGACGGATATGTGGGAAGCGGCGGGGCGCTATTGGATGGAATTGGCGAAGCCGCCCTGCGTCAGCTCCGCGCGAATCTTATCTCCCACTCTTTTGTCCCCGCTGATCTTCTTGGTGTCTTTGCCGACAAAGACGCGGATTTCGTTGGAGTTGGCTCCTCCCCCGATCGCATTGTAGGCAGGACCTTCGACCACGTAGATGTTGCCTTCAATTTTGCTGACCTTCCCGTCGATGGTCGTAAATGCCGGACCGGGTTTAGTATCCAACTCCTGGGTCTTCGGGTTGGATGAGGGAGCGTACTCGGCTTCCGCCCATGCCAGGCCGGCGCTCACGGCTCCGGTAATTCCTACTGCCAGAGCCAGTGCCATTGTAGATTTCGTGCCAATCTTTTTCATCTGATCTCCTCCTTAGGTGTCGCCAGGGGCACGTGAAAGACTCGTCTGTTTTTCAGTTGTTCCCGGCCTTCGATGAGTTTTTCAGCAAGCATTATGCCGAGGCCTACGGCAGGAGATTTCAGATGTTTTGGAGGGGATTTTACGACAACCCGGCTCTTGAACGGCTAGGTATCTCCACGCAGACTGACAAAACATTGTCTCTCCGTGCAATTGTGGGCGGATTGTTCTGGGCTCAGGCCATGTTTGCCGTGATGCCCGATCTGGTCCATTCGATTCTCCTGGCGGAATGGGATGCCTTCTTTTGATAGACTCCCGGCCGCAGGTTTGTTACGACTGTCCTGGGGGTTGTGTCCGGAAGGGGTTGTTCGTGCCCATCATTCACGGTTTGTCGTTTTCCCATCTTCGCGGCGATCTCGCCGGCGGGGTCGTTGCTGCCGTTGTCGCGTTGCCGCTGGCGCTCGCCTTTGGTGTGGCGTCAGGCGCCGGGGCGATTGCCGGCCTCTACGGAGCGATCTTCGTGGGATTGTTTGCCGCGTTGTTCGGCGGCACTCCTGCGCAGGTGTCGGGTCCCACCGGCCCGATGACGGTCGTCATGGCGGGTCTTATCGTCCAGTTCGGTCAAGAGCCGGCACTGGCGTTTACGGCCGTCATCCTGGGGGGCGGGCTGCAGATTCTGCTCGGATTGAGCGGCGTCGGACGCTATATCACCTTGATGCCGTATCCTGTGATTTCCGGCTTCATGAGCGGGATCGGCGCGATCATCATTATTCTCCAAGCCGCTCCACTCGTAGGCCACGCTGCCCAGTCCGGGAGCGTCCTTGCGACGATGTCCATGCTGCCGTCGTTCTTTATGAATCCCGTGCTCGACGCGTTGATGCTCGGAGTCGTGTCGCTGACGATTGTGTATGGAACGCCGGAACCTGTGGGGAAAATCATCCCGCCGCCGTTGCTTGCGTTGGTTGTTGGCACGGTATTGGGAGCGTTCGTGTCCCCCGGCGCACCGGTGATCGGCGCGATTCCGACGACGATCCCCATGCCGGCGCTTCCTGCTTTCCATCTCGATGCCATGAAGATCATCATTGGACAGGCGATCGTACTGGCCGTGCTGGGCAGCATCGACAGCCTGCTCACATCGCTGGTCTGCGACAACATGACGCGGACGCACCATGATTCCAACCGCGAGTTGATCGGGCAGGGGATCGGCAATGCTGTGGCCGGCCTGTTTGGAGGACTGCCTGGCGCGGGTGCCACGATGCGTTCGGTCATCAATATCCGTACAGGCGGGAGAACGCCTATTTCCGGTGCGCTCCATGCGCTAGTCTTGCTGGCGGTGCTCCTGGGATTGGGGCCGCTGGCGGAGCGGATTCCGCTCGCCGTGCTGGCTGGGATTCTCGTGAAGGTGGGCGTCGATATTATTGATTGGCGCTTGCTCAGGCATGTGATGCAGGCGCCGCGCGCAGACGTCACGATCATGGCGGTCGTCTGTGCGATGACGGTGTTGGCAGACCTCATCATGGCGGTGGCCGTGGGGCTGGTATTGGCGAGCGTGTTGTTCGTCAAACGGATGGCTGATCTCGAGTTGATGAATCTGCGGATCATTACCGCGCAGACTCCGGAATCTCCACTCACGAATGAAGAGGCGGCGGTGCTTGGCCGTCACGAGGGCCGGATCATTTTGATTCATATCGACGGTCCGATGAGCTTTGGTTCGGCTAAGGACATGGTCCGTCGCTTAGAGGGTGTTTCGCGATGGAGCAGTTTTTCAGTCGTTGTACTGGACTTGTCGGCGGTGCCGATGATCGATGGGACCGCCGCGCTGGCGGTCGAAGATATGATTCACATGGCGGAGTCCCATCACCAGCATCTTGTACTCGTGGGGATGCAAGCGGTTGTGAGGGAGGTGCTGGAGGGGTTGGGAGTGTTGCGGCTGATACCATTGGGCAACCAGCATGCCTCCAGGCTCGATGCGCTTCACCATGCGGCCCGTCTCGCTACATCGCCTGTCGCCTCATAGTCCCAGCGTCCTTTCGTTCCCCGCTTGAACCAGGTCCCCTGTTTTTGACGCCTTCCCGGTCACGGCGTAGGGTTCTCCCACGTCACTGCTTTCAACGACAGGATTCGGTCCGAGCCGGGAGGATTGCATGCCAACCACCATTTTAGAGATTGCCACCAGGATTGCCGAGCTCGAGCAGCAGCTGGAGCGAGCGGTGGCGGAAGAAGTGGAGGCAAAACGTCGCGAGTTTCTCGATTTCGGCGACGTGCTGCCCTCAAATCCTGAGCCTGGGTGTGTTGGTCTGATCCCTCACTCGCTGATCTGTACCTGGCTGAGGGGGGAAAGGGAGCTTCTGCCCACAGCTGATCGGATGACACGAAGAGTCTCTTCAGCGGTATTCGTTCTGGTGGCTCTCCGTTGATTGAGAATCGGTCCTCCACCGTGCAGGTCCTCGTTTCCGACATCCGCATTGCGCCGAGTGTGTGGAATGGGCGTTGCCTTCGCGAGAGGTGGTGATGAACTGCCCAGTTCGAGGCACGGTTTTACCTGAATTGTACAACGCTGCTGTGTCGCAGAGTCTTATGATTTCTTACTGAGGCCATTGTGCTGAATGGATATCTACTGAACAGGCTTGCTGTTCATGTCATTGCGGATGTCCGGATCGCCAAAGCCATTACAGTGGAAAGAGTGGCACCTCCCTTGCAGTCTTGAGCCTCCGCCAGAACGCCGGGGCAATGGTTGCCTAGGCAAACAATACATTGGGGCTCAGTTCATTCGAAGGGAGATCGAGTTGCATATGGTTACGTTAATTGGGATTGTGACGATGAGTTCGTTGGTGTGGGTTCTGACGTTCTGCCTGGCAAGGGAAAGTGATGCCGAGAGGCGTCGCATGAGCACCCTTTCCGCAAAAGATTTCTCGCCGAGCTTCGCCGTGAGCCGTGAGGATCTGAAGCTGGCTGCTTAGCCTCTCGTATCTATCAAAGAGCAGCGTCTGACTCTGGATGCGGCGTGCCGCATCCAGAGCAAACACCGGTCTTTCATCAGCCGAGAAGTCTCACCAGATTGAGTCCCGGTGATAGTCCGGGCTTTATTGAGCTATTCTGACCAGGCCTTCATTCGCCCGTACACCAGTTCCGGAACATCGTTCGTGCGTAACTCTCGGTGACCGATGTCAGCCGGAAGCGCACGTGCTCGCGCGACGGGTACTTCCAGGCAGGGCAACGCGGTTGGTTCAAAGTGTTCACGCCGCAGTTCGTTCCCGGTTCTGCTTCGATAGACGAGTTCGTCGGTCTCTAGATCGTATTCAGGGATCTCGGGATTTCCCCATCGCTGCTCAAAGTAATGTGAGTAGAGCGTGTAGAGCCCGTGGGTCTTTCGATTGTGCCGCAGCACATATTCCGGCATGGTCTCGATATCAAGGTCTGCGTGGTAGTGCTGGAGCCACAAATAGTCGCCCAGAACAACCATTTTGACCAGAGGCGGATCGGCATATAGCTTGAGCTTCACAGCTTTGCCCATCGCCTTCAGGCGTTTGAGCAGCGTGATGCTTTGCCGGACTTCCTCGCGGAATCCGTCCAGGGTAAATTCAGGATGGCCGATAGCCTGGATGCGAGCACTGGCCTCCTCGCTGTATGGATTGACCAGGAGGATTTGTGCGCCCAGGCACTTGTCGAGCACCGAAGAGAGGTCACCTACCTGGTCGACCAGAGTGCTATACCCGCTTGACCCGATCACTTTGATGGTGCGGCCCGTCCCCTGATCTTCTTTGAGTTGTCTGATACGTCGTTCCGCGCCTCGGGCGCGCCGGGGGAAGAAGGAGACGAGCCCGGCTCCGGTCGCGTACGCCGCCAGGGTTCGGTCGCGAAGGCTCCGATGGAGAAAGTTCAGTCCTGCGATCAGGAGCACGGCGACCGACATTTCTACGGCGATCAGCGAGAGCTTGTTGTGCTCGACCTGAGACCAGAAGGAGAGAAACTGTTTGGCTCCCGCTGGCAGCAGGAGGGCGATGCCTCCGCTCAGCGCAACAATCGTGATGTGGTAAGCGCTCCCCGCGGCATTGCGGAGGAGAGCTCGAAACGTGGACGAGAATTCATGAAACAAAATGCACCTCTTGAAAATGTGACAACAAACCACGCGACGGTGTCGGACTGGTCTTGCGAGCGATGGGTGTAAGGCCAACGGGGACTGCTCAGCAGATGCAGGACGGTCTTGTGCGGGCAAACAAAAATCGCGTCAGACTTCGGTGTGCCGGGGGATACTGCGGCCCCTAAACTCCGGAGGTCTTACGCGATCAAGTGTCACCCTAACAGGATGTTGGCGGTAACACAAGGTGTATCGTGATGCTGGGCGGGATCTTGTGCGTGGGGCCGGCGGCGTCGAATGAACGCTGATGCGGTTACCGAGACATCGCCGGAAGACGATGAGTCATTTGCGCGAAGTCTCACGCGGCGCAGTCGACTTCATGAGACTGTCGGCTTGTGGCG
Protein-coding regions in this window:
- a CDS encoding nuclear transport factor 2 family protein, translating into MMDEKFVRAFAAEWIDAWNAHDLDRVLVHYADDFEMRSPLIVTIAGEPSGRLKGKAAVRAYWRKGLQLLPDLHFELVAILAGVEGLTLMYRGHRGLVAEVFRFSPDRTVVEVSAHYLLPD
- a CDS encoding SulP family inorganic anion transporter, which codes for MPIIHGLSFSHLRGDLAGGVVAAVVALPLALAFGVASGAGAIAGLYGAIFVGLFAALFGGTPAQVSGPTGPMTVVMAGLIVQFGQEPALAFTAVILGGGLQILLGLSGVGRYITLMPYPVISGFMSGIGAIIIILQAAPLVGHAAQSGSVLATMSMLPSFFMNPVLDALMLGVVSLTIVYGTPEPVGKIIPPPLLALVVGTVLGAFVSPGAPVIGAIPTTIPMPALPAFHLDAMKIIIGQAIVLAVLGSIDSLLTSLVCDNMTRTHHDSNRELIGQGIGNAVAGLFGGLPGAGATMRSVINIRTGGRTPISGALHALVLLAVLLGLGPLAERIPLAVLAGILVKVGVDIIDWRLLRHVMQAPRADVTIMAVVCAMTVLADLIMAVAVGLVLASVLFVKRMADLELMNLRIITAQTPESPLTNEEAAVLGRHEGRIILIHIDGPMSFGSAKDMVRRLEGVSRWSSFSVVVLDLSAVPMIDGTAALAVEDMIHMAESHHQHLVLVGMQAVVREVLEGLGVLRLIPLGNQHASRLDALHHAARLATSPVAS